From Erigeron canadensis isolate Cc75 chromosome 8, C_canadensis_v1, whole genome shotgun sequence, one genomic window encodes:
- the LOC122610529 gene encoding annexin D2-like encodes MSTITVPTEVPPVSDDVEQLRKAFEGWGTNEGLIIEILSHRNAEQRKLIRHTYAETYNEDLLKALDKELTRDFERIVLLWTLDPPERDAYLANEATKKGGKSDQVLVEIACSRSSHELLLARKEYHARYQKSLEEDVASHTTGDFRKLLWPLVTSYRYEGDEVDMSLAKSEAKLLHDKIIDKFYNDDDFIRILTTRSKAQISATLNHYKDEFGQEINKDLKADPNDEFLKLLRAIIKTLTNPAKYYEKLVRLAINRQGTDETALTRVVATRAEFDMKIIKEEYKKRNSVSLYEAIAKDTRGDYEDMLLALIGSSEA; translated from the exons ATGTCAACCATAACCGTTCCAACAGAAGTTCCTCCTGTTTCCGATGACGTTGAGCAGCTTCGTAAAGCTTTTGAAg GATGGGGAACAAATGAGGGTTTGATCATTGAGATCTTATCACACAGAAATGCTGAACAACGTAAGCTTATTCGACACACTTATGCCGAGACTTACAATGAAGATCTCCTTAAAGCGCTGGACAAGGAACTTACACGTGACTTTGAG AGGATTGTCCTCCTGTGGACACTTGATCCCCCTGAGCGTGATGCATATTTAGCCAACGAAGCAACAAAGAAAGGGGGTAAAAGTGATCAAGTTCTTGTTGAGATAGCTTGCAGCAGGTCTTCACATGAATTGCTTCTTGCGAGGAAAGAATATCATGCTCGTTACCAGAAATCACTCGAAGAGGATGTCGCATCTCACACAACAGGGGACTTCCGAAAG TTGTTATGGCCCTTGGTGACGAGCTACAGATACGAAGGGGATGAAGTGGACATGTCGCTTGCAAAATCAGAAGCCAAGTTACTCCACGATAAAATTATAGATAAGTTTTACAACGATGACGATTTCATCAGAATTCTCACTACAAGAAGCAAAGCACAAATCAGTGCAACACTGAATCATTATAAAGATGAGTTTGGACAAGAGATTAACAAG GATTTGAAAGCTGATCCAAACGACGAGTTTTTAAAGTTACTACGAGCCATTATTAAAACATTGACTAATCCTGCTAAGTACTATGAGAAGTTGGTAAGGTTAGCAATCAATAGACAAGGGACGGATGAGACTGCACTAACAAGGGTTGTTGCTACACGAGCTGAATTTgatatgaaaatcataaaagaAGAATATAAAAAACGAAACAGTGTCTCTCTATATGAAGCCATTGCGAAAGATACTAGAGGAGACTATGAAGACATGCTTCTTGCTCTCATCGGTTCTAGTGAGGCTTAA